In one window of Streptomyces sp. NBC_01224 DNA:
- a CDS encoding TetR/AcrR family transcriptional regulator, translated as MPKGPTKRRPQTTARLLEAAQETFAERGFYGSSIEVICERAGLTRGAFYSNFRTKEELFFALFNLHAQRVIDHLTQAVDELDTADDPLRTVLRRMNTVDETERRWYLLSTEFTLHAIRHPATARTLAEHDRRLREEIAHLLARLFDRLGRRPTVDLDSLARLTTAVHEGALAQNLVEPDQLASEQLAVTYLPMLIDTVSEPVSPKV; from the coding sequence TTGCCGAAGGGACCCACGAAGCGCCGCCCGCAGACGACCGCGCGGCTGCTGGAGGCAGCTCAGGAGACATTCGCCGAGCGCGGCTTCTACGGCTCGTCCATCGAGGTGATCTGTGAGCGCGCAGGGCTGACGCGCGGGGCGTTCTACTCCAACTTCCGCACCAAGGAAGAGTTGTTCTTCGCACTGTTCAACCTGCATGCGCAGCGAGTGATCGACCACCTGACCCAGGCGGTTGACGAGCTGGACACGGCCGACGACCCGCTACGGACGGTGCTCAGGCGGATGAACACCGTCGACGAGACCGAGCGCCGCTGGTACCTGCTGTCCACTGAGTTCACTCTGCACGCCATCAGGCACCCCGCCACGGCCCGCACCCTGGCCGAGCACGACCGCCGCCTCCGCGAGGAGATCGCCCACCTCCTCGCCCGCCTCTTCGACCGCCTCGGCCGCAGACCGACCGTCGACCTGGATTCCCTCGCCCGCCTCACCACGGCCGTCCACGAGGGCGCTCTGGCCCAAAACCTCGTCGAACCAGACCAGTTGGCCTCCGAGCAGCTGGCCGTCACCTACCTGCCGATGCTGATCGACACCGTCTCCGAGCCTGTGTCTCCGAAAGTTTGA
- a CDS encoding class II aldolase/adducin family protein, which translates to MFATAPHTGIGPVPPGFQAMLPPEFDSVEQERLHRKQELAAAFRLFGRFGFSEGAAGHITARDPENPEWFWVNPFGIGFGQIRVSDLVLVDHAGNVVEGRHPVNRAAFCIHSEVHKARPDAVAAAHAHSVHGKAFSALRRRLDPITQDACAFFEDHGLYEDFRGVVNDTEEGRRIGAALGSHKAVILANHGLLTVGQSVAEAAWWFITMERSCQAQLLAMAAGTPYLIDGETALQVREQIGTPLSGWFQLRPLWDQITEDQPDLFD; encoded by the coding sequence ATGTTCGCCACGGCACCGCATACCGGCATCGGGCCCGTGCCGCCGGGATTTCAGGCGATGCTCCCGCCAGAGTTCGACTCGGTGGAGCAGGAGCGGTTGCACCGCAAGCAGGAACTGGCCGCGGCGTTCCGGCTCTTCGGCAGGTTCGGATTCTCCGAGGGGGCGGCGGGCCACATCACGGCACGAGACCCGGAGAATCCCGAATGGTTCTGGGTCAATCCCTTCGGGATCGGCTTCGGCCAGATCAGGGTTTCCGACCTCGTCCTGGTCGACCACGCCGGCAATGTGGTGGAAGGCCGCCATCCGGTCAACCGTGCCGCTTTCTGCATCCACTCCGAGGTGCACAAGGCCCGCCCGGACGCCGTCGCCGCGGCCCACGCCCATTCCGTGCACGGAAAGGCGTTTTCCGCACTGCGCCGCCGCCTCGACCCGATCACGCAGGACGCCTGCGCGTTCTTCGAGGACCACGGGCTCTACGAGGACTTCCGTGGTGTCGTCAATGACACGGAGGAGGGCCGGAGGATCGGCGCGGCGCTCGGCTCTCACAAGGCCGTCATCCTCGCCAACCACGGTCTGCTGACCGTCGGTCAGAGTGTCGCCGAGGCCGCCTGGTGGTTCATCACGATGGAACGCTCCTGTCAGGCCCAGTTGCTCGCCATGGCGGCCGGAACCCCGTACCTCATCGACGGGGAGACCGCGCTCCAGGTGCGCGAACAGATCGGCACCCCACTGTCGGGGTGGTTCCAGCTCCGGCCCCTGTGGGACCAGATCACCGAGGATCAGCCGGACCTATTCGACTGA
- a CDS encoding MFS transporter, whose translation MSAPLRTTVVLLFAAWFIDYVDRLAIATILPTIGDEFDLDRGQQGLIVSVFFVAYAACQIPGGMLADRFGAKRVTCWALLAWSLFTALTGLAWSFTALLAVRFVFGAAEGIFPSASMKALVERTSRAERMGAQGLIMSSNSIASVVAPLAVPPLAAVVGWRWAFVLAAGTGVLVYCAVRLWLPAPRESTEDVVRTAGGVRVGDVLRMGVLWRFSLMLFGYAAVMWGLSTWIPSYLSTERGLSLTSAGVLVAVPSLASAVGTLLGGRLSDRFEGHHRKVIVPAMSVAAPALCLMALSSSLTGAIAFGTIAIFAVSLCYMPIFAVPLRSLAPELVGVGSAVVVLGGQVAGMVVPPVLGVIADAVSFEAAFAVLALGPVIAAVMALATPQDTECFSAAVRHRTRVADTFTVTEKEPS comes from the coding sequence ATGAGTGCCCCGCTCAGGACCACGGTGGTCCTGCTGTTCGCGGCGTGGTTCATCGACTACGTCGACCGGCTCGCCATCGCCACGATCCTCCCGACGATCGGCGACGAGTTCGATCTCGACCGAGGACAGCAGGGACTGATCGTCTCCGTGTTCTTCGTCGCTTACGCCGCCTGCCAGATACCCGGCGGCATGCTCGCCGACAGGTTCGGCGCCAAGCGGGTCACCTGCTGGGCGCTGCTGGCCTGGTCGCTCTTCACCGCGCTGACCGGCCTGGCCTGGTCATTCACCGCCCTGCTGGCGGTGCGCTTCGTCTTCGGGGCGGCCGAGGGCATTTTCCCGTCCGCGTCCATGAAGGCGCTGGTCGAGCGGACGTCGCGCGCGGAGCGGATGGGCGCCCAGGGGCTGATCATGAGCTCCAACTCCATCGCCTCGGTCGTCGCGCCGCTGGCCGTACCGCCTCTGGCGGCAGTGGTCGGCTGGCGCTGGGCGTTCGTCCTGGCCGCCGGGACAGGCGTCCTTGTCTATTGCGCGGTGCGGCTGTGGCTGCCCGCTCCCCGGGAGAGCACCGAGGACGTCGTACGGACCGCGGGCGGCGTCCGGGTAGGGGATGTTCTGCGCATGGGCGTGCTGTGGCGCTTCTCCCTGATGCTCTTCGGGTACGCCGCCGTCATGTGGGGGCTGAGCACCTGGATACCGTCCTACCTCAGCACGGAACGCGGGCTTTCCCTCACCTCCGCCGGTGTGCTGGTGGCGGTGCCCTCCCTCGCGTCCGCAGTGGGCACCCTGCTGGGTGGGCGTTTGTCCGACCGGTTCGAGGGCCACCACCGCAAGGTGATCGTGCCCGCCATGTCGGTCGCGGCACCGGCACTGTGCCTCATGGCGCTCTCTTCCAGCCTGACCGGCGCCATCGCCTTCGGCACGATCGCCATCTTCGCCGTGTCCCTGTGCTACATGCCGATCTTCGCCGTGCCGCTGCGCAGCCTCGCCCCTGAGCTGGTCGGCGTCGGCAGCGCTGTCGTCGTCCTCGGCGGGCAGGTTGCCGGCATGGTCGTGCCGCCCGTACTGGGCGTGATCGCGGATGCGGTGTCGTTCGAAGCGGCGTTCGCCGTCCTGGCCCTCGGCCCGGTCATCGCGGCCGTCATGGCCCTTGCCACCCCGCAGGACACGGAGTGCTTTTCTGCCGCCGTCCGCCACCGCACGCGTGTGGCGGACACATTCACTGTCACCGAGAAGGAGCCCTCGTGA
- a CDS encoding amidohydrolase: protein MSAELSALLAGLDRRLPALHALYRDLHAHPELSHQEFRTAGIVAARLREQGWTVTEGVGGTGVVGVLASGPGPVVLLRADMDALPVREATGLPYASTRTAVDAAGDEVPVMHACGHDVHVTCLLGATALLAANRHAWQGTVVAVFQPAEEVGGAPAMVADRFAERFPRPAVCLAQHVAPAPAGLVATRSGPFMSASDSLAVRLHGRGGHGSTPAATVDPVVMAAAVVMRLQTVVAREVAADQSAVVTVASLHAGTRENVIPDTADLTINIRSATPAVRSQLLDAVERVVRAEAAASAAPQEPEITVINGFPVTVNDAEATASVQAMFRTTLGPDRVIDLHQPLTGSEDFGAFGTGLGAPSVYWTFGGLDPASFQGVDLLQDGIPPEIPHNHSPLFAPIPDPTVELGVRYLLMAAAPWLTPPKP from the coding sequence GTGAGCGCCGAACTCTCCGCTCTCCTCGCCGGCCTCGACCGCCGGCTGCCCGCACTGCACGCCCTCTATCGCGATCTGCATGCCCACCCCGAGCTGTCGCACCAGGAGTTCCGCACCGCAGGGATCGTCGCCGCCCGGCTGCGCGAGCAGGGCTGGACCGTCACCGAGGGCGTCGGCGGCACGGGTGTCGTCGGTGTCCTCGCCTCCGGGCCGGGACCGGTTGTCCTGCTGCGGGCGGACATGGACGCGCTGCCTGTGCGGGAGGCGACCGGCCTGCCGTACGCGTCGACCCGCACCGCGGTGGACGCCGCAGGCGATGAGGTGCCCGTGATGCACGCCTGCGGCCATGACGTGCACGTCACCTGCCTCCTCGGGGCCACCGCGCTGCTGGCCGCCAACCGGCACGCCTGGCAAGGCACGGTCGTCGCGGTGTTCCAGCCGGCGGAGGAGGTCGGTGGGGCCCCGGCGATGGTCGCCGACCGGTTCGCCGAGCGCTTCCCCCGCCCCGCCGTCTGCCTTGCCCAGCACGTGGCCCCCGCTCCCGCGGGTCTCGTCGCCACCCGCTCCGGGCCGTTCATGTCCGCGTCGGACAGTCTGGCCGTCCGCCTCCACGGCCGGGGCGGGCACGGATCGACCCCGGCGGCCACCGTGGATCCGGTCGTGATGGCCGCCGCGGTCGTGATGCGCCTGCAGACGGTCGTCGCCCGTGAAGTGGCGGCGGACCAGTCGGCCGTCGTCACCGTCGCATCGCTGCACGCCGGTACCCGGGAGAACGTCATTCCCGACACGGCCGATCTCACGATCAACATCCGCAGTGCCACGCCCGCGGTGCGCAGCCAACTCCTGGATGCGGTCGAGCGGGTCGTCCGCGCCGAAGCAGCCGCTTCCGCCGCGCCGCAGGAACCGGAGATCACCGTCATCAACGGCTTTCCGGTGACCGTCAACGACGCCGAGGCCACCGCGAGTGTCCAAGCCATGTTCAGGACCACCCTCGGACCGGACCGCGTGATCGACCTGCACCAACCGCTCACCGGAAGCGAGGACTTCGGAGCCTTCGGAACCGGGCTCGGCGCACCGTCGGTGTACTGGACGTTCGGAGGACTGGACCCCGCCTCCTTCCAGGGCGTCGACCTCCTCCAGGACGGAATCCCGCCGGAGATTCCGCACAACCACTCGCCACTGTTCGCGCCGATCCCGGACCCGACCGTCGAACTGGGCGTGCGCTACCTCCTGATGGCGGCCGCACCGTGGCTCACCCCGCCCAAGCCCTGA
- a CDS encoding amidohydrolase has translation MSDTAERIFTGGPVLTMDPAAPDAEALAVCDGIITAVGTTRDVLALCGSSTDVVNLKGRALLPGFVEAHGHPTIMGLAIAPPAVDVRPFTVPTGREVYEKIRAAVASAPGRPVGAYGIDLLLQRDLTLPTRVVLDEISPYTPLVVVSNSGHAAYGNTPALLAAGITAATPDPSGARFVRDAQGEPTGEAHESAAVIALMNTVANDLLDDDHIQSALRWSFGRHARVGITTVTEMAAEPRLLSALRTAAEHPDAEVRLRAYVMGTPDLAADPDRRFAGHAPAHDMFGISGMKLWADGTPWQGSIATSFPFQDNDATARIGLDHCAHGTMNYGPDELTDLAVAFTAQGFSVACHVHGDVTFEAVLAAYEKAAATAPERLRALRPRLEHCGAVTANQYRRAARLGATVSLFMDHVRWWGDVLADDLFGPDVAARWMAARSAVDAGHRVSLHNDGICSPTDPLSSIATAITRRCHPSGRVHGPDERLTVEEALRAVTANPAWQLHLENEIGMLRTGMRADLAVLTRDPRTVNPDRFQEEIRVEATYLSGRPTWS, from the coding sequence ATGTCCGACACCGCAGAACGAATCTTCACCGGCGGCCCGGTCCTCACCATGGACCCCGCCGCCCCCGATGCCGAGGCCCTCGCCGTATGCGACGGCATCATTACCGCCGTAGGAACCACCCGCGACGTACTCGCCCTGTGTGGTTCCAGCACCGACGTCGTGAACCTCAAGGGCCGGGCCCTGCTGCCGGGGTTCGTCGAGGCACACGGCCACCCGACCATCATGGGCCTGGCCATCGCGCCGCCCGCCGTGGACGTCCGCCCCTTCACCGTGCCGACCGGGCGGGAGGTCTACGAGAAGATCCGCGCGGCGGTGGCATCGGCACCCGGCCGGCCGGTGGGCGCGTACGGGATCGACCTGCTGCTCCAGCGCGATCTCACCCTGCCCACCCGTGTGGTGCTCGACGAGATCAGCCCGTACACCCCGCTCGTGGTGGTCTCCAACAGTGGTCACGCGGCCTACGGAAACACCCCCGCCCTGCTCGCCGCCGGTATTACGGCGGCCACGCCCGACCCGTCAGGAGCCCGCTTCGTCCGCGACGCGCAGGGCGAACCCACCGGCGAGGCGCACGAAAGCGCGGCCGTCATCGCGCTGATGAACACCGTCGCGAACGACCTTCTGGACGACGACCACATCCAGTCCGCCCTCCGGTGGTCCTTCGGCCGGCACGCGCGGGTCGGCATCACCACGGTCACCGAGATGGCCGCCGAACCCCGGCTGCTGTCCGCCCTGCGCACCGCCGCCGAACACCCGGACGCCGAGGTCCGGTTGCGCGCCTACGTCATGGGCACCCCAGACCTTGCCGCCGATCCCGACCGGCGATTCGCCGGCCACGCCCCCGCCCACGACATGTTCGGCATCTCCGGAATGAAGCTCTGGGCCGACGGCACCCCCTGGCAGGGCAGCATCGCCACCAGCTTCCCCTTCCAGGACAACGACGCCACCGCACGCATCGGCCTCGACCACTGTGCCCACGGCACCATGAACTACGGGCCCGACGAACTCACCGACCTCGCCGTCGCCTTCACCGCCCAAGGTTTCTCTGTGGCGTGCCATGTGCACGGGGACGTCACCTTCGAGGCTGTCCTGGCCGCCTACGAGAAGGCGGCCGCCACCGCTCCCGAGCGGCTGCGCGCACTGAGACCGCGCCTGGAACACTGCGGCGCCGTCACAGCGAACCAGTACCGTCGCGCCGCCCGGCTCGGCGCGACGGTCAGCCTGTTCATGGACCACGTGCGGTGGTGGGGAGACGTACTGGCGGACGACCTGTTCGGCCCGGACGTCGCCGCCCGCTGGATGGCCGCACGGTCCGCGGTGGACGCCGGCCACCGCGTCTCGCTCCACAACGACGGCATCTGCTCGCCCACCGACCCTCTCTCCAGCATCGCCACCGCGATCACGCGCCGCTGCCACCCGAGCGGCCGTGTCCACGGACCCGACGAGCGCCTCACCGTCGAGGAGGCCCTACGCGCCGTCACCGCCAACCCCGCGTGGCAGCTCCACCTCGAGAACGAGATCGGCATGCTCCGCACGGGCATGCGCGCCGACCTCGCCGTCCTGACCAGGGACCCTCGCACCGTGAACCCGGACCGCTTCCAGGAGGAGATCCGTGTTGAGGCGACGTACCTCAGCGGGCGCCCGACCTGGTCCTGA
- a CDS encoding JmjC domain-containing protein, whose translation MDPLARFVDDEQAFHHTLWRRTPAVLHPRTPPMEMLTVAELDRILDAGLLTTPYATLVQEDGPVPEERYCSPRVVLGGIDNRYVDAGAVRRLIGKEGATLLLRYVDQWHAGVRELANGLAECFQRQVEAFFFLTPPGTHGRPVHRDDADVLAVQIHGSMRWRVYPGPPGGNWQPERVDGDPGDPLLDVVLRQGEVLYVPRGFAHVADATGGSASAHLSFTVREAGSAHLYAVLEALLLDGDGLPDRPNDDAALTVAANDLIAHFHRTLTGLTPEELVHLARSAMRREQHTTEGSLSALLG comes from the coding sequence ATGGACCCGCTTGCACGATTTGTGGATGACGAGCAGGCTTTTCATCACACCCTGTGGCGCCGCACACCCGCCGTATTGCATCCCCGCACACCCCCGATGGAGATGCTGACGGTTGCCGAGCTGGACAGGATCCTGGATGCAGGTCTCCTCACCACCCCTTACGCGACGCTCGTGCAGGAGGACGGTCCTGTACCGGAGGAGCGTTACTGTTCCCCCCGTGTCGTCCTGGGCGGGATCGACAACCGCTACGTGGATGCCGGGGCGGTGCGCCGACTGATCGGCAAGGAGGGAGCCACGCTCCTTCTGCGGTACGTCGACCAGTGGCACGCAGGCGTGCGGGAACTGGCCAATGGGCTTGCGGAGTGTTTTCAACGCCAGGTGGAGGCGTTCTTCTTTCTCACCCCGCCAGGGACGCACGGCCGTCCTGTGCACCGCGACGACGCCGACGTGCTGGCCGTGCAGATACACGGCTCGATGCGGTGGCGTGTGTATCCGGGACCGCCCGGCGGGAACTGGCAGCCCGAGCGCGTGGACGGCGACCCGGGGGATCCGCTGCTGGACGTGGTTCTGCGTCAGGGCGAAGTCCTCTACGTACCGAGGGGGTTCGCGCATGTGGCCGATGCCACCGGGGGGAGCGCGTCTGCTCACCTCTCGTTCACGGTCCGCGAGGCCGGCTCCGCCCACTTGTACGCCGTTCTTGAGGCACTCCTGCTGGACGGCGACGGACTGCCCGACCGGCCCAACGACGACGCAGCGCTGACCGTGGCCGCGAACGACCTCATCGCACATTTTCACCGCACGCTCACCGGCCTCACGCCAGAAGAGCTGGTACATCTGGCCCGGAGCGCGATGCGCCGCGAACAGCACACCACCGAGGGTTCTTTGAGCGCACTGCTGGGCTGA